The Paludisphaera rhizosphaerae genome includes a region encoding these proteins:
- a CDS encoding ABC transporter ATP-binding protein → MGHAPSGGGIFGRRGPAQTVTVHALRGVSVDFYPGEYVAIMGASGSGKSTMLNLLGCLDRPSSGQYFLGDRDVSRLDDDELSEVRSRYLGFIFQSYNLIQQYTVLENIQLPLTYQGGGELSPEAVERSVELAKMVGLDERLDHRPTQLSGGQQQRVAIARSLINDPYIILADEATGNLDTKTSHEIMDMLQRLNDAGKTIIMVTHEDDIAEHAKRIIRMRDGLIIEDGPSPRMIAAAKAAEDSSVAAGAEA, encoded by the coding sequence ATGGGTCACGCACCCTCCGGCGGCGGGATCTTCGGCCGCCGGGGGCCTGCGCAGACGGTGACTGTACACGCCCTCCGGGGCGTGTCGGTCGACTTCTACCCAGGCGAGTACGTCGCCATCATGGGCGCTTCGGGCTCGGGCAAGAGCACCATGCTCAACTTGCTCGGCTGTCTCGACCGCCCGTCCAGCGGCCAGTACTTCCTGGGCGACCGCGACGTCTCTCGACTCGACGACGACGAACTGTCCGAGGTCCGCAGCCGCTACCTCGGCTTCATCTTCCAGTCGTACAACCTGATTCAGCAGTACACGGTGCTGGAGAACATCCAGCTTCCGCTGACGTATCAGGGAGGGGGCGAATTGAGCCCCGAGGCCGTTGAGCGGTCCGTTGAACTGGCCAAGATGGTCGGACTCGACGAGCGTCTCGATCACCGGCCGACCCAGCTCTCCGGCGGTCAGCAGCAGCGCGTGGCCATCGCCCGGTCGCTGATCAACGACCCTTACATCATCCTCGCCGACGAAGCCACCGGCAACCTCGACACCAAGACCAGCCATGAGATCATGGACATGCTCCAGCGTCTGAACGACGCCGGCAAGACCATCATCATGGTCACTCACGAAGACGACATCGCCGAGCACGCCAAGCGGATCATCCGCATGCGCGACGGCCTCATTATCGAGGACGGTCCCAGCCCGCGCATGATCGCGGCCGCCAAGGCCGCGGAAGACTCCTCGGTCGCCGCCGGCGCTGAGGCCTGA
- a CDS encoding ABC transporter permease, whose amino-acid sequence MRRIWRGLKLGMKSLLLHKLRSGLTVLGIVFGVAAVISMLAIAEGSSRDALQRIQALGATNIIVRSVKPSDEAQATGGRPSRILNYGLKYDDYDRIMSTVPTIKKALPIREIRKQVRRLEYFLDGRVVGTTPDYAEFNMLQMERGRFLTAADNDKYQNFAVLAATTAKTLFPYEDPLNQTVKLGSDYYTVVGVTRERESSAGVGGSLAAQDFNKDVYIPLNTCRVRFGEKIVNNRSGSMEAEETQLSQITLQVSSTDEVQPTVPVIKAAYERWHPKKDVEMTVPYDLLLESQRTARQFSIILGTIAAISLLVGGIGIMNIMLATVTERTREIGIRRALGAKRKDITQQFLIETVVLSGVGGVLGVLLGVTIPMVMVYFIPDQKAFVTGLSVLLSFGISVAVGILFGLYPARRAAMMDPIEALRHE is encoded by the coding sequence ATGCGACGCATCTGGCGCGGCCTGAAACTCGGCATGAAGAGCCTGTTGCTGCACAAGCTGCGGTCGGGCCTGACGGTGCTCGGCATCGTCTTCGGCGTCGCCGCCGTTATCTCGATGCTGGCGATCGCCGAGGGCTCCAGCCGAGACGCCTTGCAACGCATTCAGGCCCTGGGCGCCACCAACATCATCGTCCGCTCGGTCAAGCCCAGCGACGAGGCCCAGGCCACCGGCGGCCGCCCCTCGCGCATCCTGAATTACGGGCTCAAATACGACGACTACGACCGGATCATGTCGACCGTGCCGACGATTAAAAAGGCGCTGCCGATCCGGGAGATCCGGAAGCAGGTCCGTCGTCTCGAATACTTCCTCGACGGCCGCGTCGTGGGGACGACCCCGGATTACGCCGAGTTCAACATGCTCCAAATGGAGCGCGGCCGGTTCCTCACGGCGGCGGACAACGACAAGTACCAGAACTTCGCCGTGCTCGCCGCGACGACCGCCAAGACGCTCTTCCCCTACGAAGACCCGCTCAATCAGACGGTCAAACTGGGCTCCGACTACTACACGGTCGTCGGGGTCACGAGGGAACGCGAAAGCTCCGCGGGCGTCGGCGGCAGTCTGGCGGCTCAGGACTTCAACAAGGACGTCTACATCCCGTTGAATACCTGCCGCGTTCGGTTCGGCGAGAAGATCGTCAACAACCGCTCGGGCTCCATGGAGGCGGAGGAGACGCAGCTCTCGCAGATCACTCTCCAGGTGAGCAGCACCGACGAGGTCCAGCCCACGGTTCCCGTCATCAAGGCGGCCTACGAGAGGTGGCACCCGAAGAAGGACGTGGAGATGACCGTCCCCTACGACCTGTTGCTGGAGTCGCAACGGACGGCCCGACAGTTCAGCATCATCCTGGGAACGATCGCGGCGATCTCGCTGCTCGTCGGCGGCATCGGCATCATGAACATCATGCTGGCGACCGTCACCGAGCGCACCCGAGAGATCGGCATCCGCCGGGCCCTGGGGGCGAAGCGCAAGGACATCACCCAGCAGTTCCTCATCGAGACGGTCGTGCTCTCCGGCGTGGGGGGCGTGCTGGGTGTTCTCCTCGGGGTGACGATCCCGATGGTGATGGTCTACTTCATCCCCGACCAGAAGGCGTTCGTCACCGGACTGTCGGTGCTGCTGTCTTTCGGCATCTCGGTGGCTGTCGGGATTCTGTTCGGTTTGTATCCTGCGCGACGCGCCGCGATGATGGATCCCATCGAGGCGCTGCGCCACGAATGA